In the Synergistaceae bacterium genome, AGCCAAAGCCGCAGGAATGTTCGAGTGATGGTCAGTCCTTCTTCCTACCGAATGCCTGTCCCAATAATTTCCATTCCTCGAATTTCCGCACCGCCGTAACAGCCGAATATATCCCCGCGCTTACGGCAATTACTCCCAGAATCCACAGCGCACGAATCCCAATCCCCGCAGAGACATCATACGGCCACACAAACCGATACGCTATCACCGCAAAATACACCGCCGATAATGCCACGAGATACTCACCCGCAAGAGGCCATGAGAATATCCCTAAAGGCCGTCCCAGTTTCCGCCGGACATAGTACAGCCCTAACAGCCCCGACAGCGTAAACGCAATTCCCGGAGCAAGCGCGAGTCCGTTATAGCCCATCGGCCAAACGAGAATCACAGACAACAACGCCGTAGCCCCCACGCTGAACGCCGTAACCCTGAACGCCTCACGCGGCATTGACAGGGCATATAGCGCGCGCATTACTACCGTAGAACACGCCATACCCGGCAAGCCCAGCATACTGAACGCAAGAGTCGACGACGTTGCAGACCACGCCCAACCGCCGAACTCCCCGCGAACAAACACAAGGTGAACAAACTCATCCGAAATCGCTATCACTCCCAGCGAGGCCGGAAGCACTACGAACAATGCGAACCTCACAGCCTGCTTCAGCGTGTCGACAAATTCATCGTCATCCTTCGCCCGCGACAACTGCGGTAATACAGCCTGAGAGATAGCAATCACGAATAATCCCAGCGGCAATTGAAGTATCCTGTTTGAGTAATTGAGGACGGATATGCTTCCTTCCTGCAGAAATGAGCCAAGCATACGGCTTATTACCGGGTTGACCTGATTCAAGGAGAGGCCCGCCGCGTATGGCAGAAACAATTTCATGATACGGCGTAATTCCGGGTCTTTCATGTCAGGCCGAACAGGATAAATCACAGCATTCAGCCTGAAACTGTAAAGCCACTGAGTCAGGAAATGTGCTACCCCTCCGCATAACACTGACAGCGCAAGACCGTATACCCCGAAACGCGCCGCGAATATCGGAGCCGTAACAATGAAAACAAGATTGCTGAATGCGGGCGACAATGCCGGGACAAAAAATGACCCTAACGAATTTAGCTCGCCCATCGTCAACGCACTTAACGATATTACGATAAGAAACGGAAACATCCACCGCGTAAGCTCAACCGCAAGAGAATGGCTCTCAGGGGAAAATCCCGGTGCCATTACGCTCACAAGTCCGGGCGCGAATAATATTCCCAGTCCCACAACTATAACTGTTGCTGATAATAATACTGTCGCTGTATGACGGGCTAACGTTAATGCACTCTCCCTGCTTTTCGCGAGTGCCTGAGAGAAAACCGGCACAAACGCCGCCGATAATGCACCCTC is a window encoding:
- the murJ gene encoding murein biosynthesis integral membrane protein MurJ; this encodes MVRHAVFMMAGTLLSRILGLAREVLVAAFFGATKYMDAFNVAYTLSNLARQLLAEGALSAAFVPVFSQALAKSRESALTLARHTATVLLSATVIVVGLGILFAPGLVSVMAPGFSPESHSLAVELTRWMFPFLIVISLSALTMGELNSLGSFFVPALSPAFSNLVFIVTAPIFAARFGVYGLALSVLCGGVAHFLTQWLYSFRLNAVIYPVRPDMKDPELRRIMKLFLPYAAGLSLNQVNPVISRMLGSFLQEGSISVLNYSNRILQLPLGLFVIAISQAVLPQLSRAKDDDEFVDTLKQAVRFALFVVLPASLGVIAISDEFVHLVFVRGEFGGWAWSATSSTLAFSMLGLPGMACSTVVMRALYALSMPREAFRVTAFSVGATALLSVILVWPMGYNGLALAPGIAFTLSGLLGLYYVRRKLGRPLGIFSWPLAGEYLVALSAVYFAVIAYRFVWPYDVSAGIGIRALWILGVIAVSAGIYSAVTAVRKFEEWKLLGQAFGRKKD